DNA from Fervidobacterium gondwanense DSM 13020:
ATAACTGTTAGATTCAGCGGACTTGTGGCTGTTGATAATTTATCTATGATCGTTAAAGATAGAACTATTCATTCATTGATAGGTCCTAACGGTGCAGGTAAGACAACCGTTTTTAACGCTATTTCTGGCTTAGTAAAGCATGATGGAAGGATTTTCTTGGATGAATACGAACTGACGAAACTGCCGGTTCATAAAAGGGTTTACTACGGAATAGGCAGAAGTTTCCAAAATATTATCATATTCAAATATCTTACCGTTCTTCAGAACTTGATGCTTGGAATTCATCCCCACTTGGACTATACGTTTTTTGACAGTGTTTTTGAGACATCAAAATTCTCGACATACGAGAGAAAAGCACGACTAAAAGCTATCGAAGTAGCCGACATTCTCGGTATTAAGAGTATTCTTGGAGTGTACGCGGGTACGCTGCCATATGGTTACCAGAAATTAATAGATGTTGGTCGAGCACTTATGAGTGAGCCAAAAATAATCCTTCTCGACGAACCAGCAGCTGGTTTGACTGAGAAGGAATCAGATATATTTAAAGAAAAGATTTTAAAGATAAAGGAAGCAGGGCTAACTACTTTCCTAATTGAACACGACATGCGCATGGTGTTTGATATATCGGATAAAATAACTGTTATTAATTTTGGAAAGAAAATAGCTGAAGGTATGCCGAACGAGATTGTTAAGTCCCCAGAGGTAATAAGTGCTTATCTTGGAACTGAGATAACTCAACCTTGAGCTGCTGTAGATTTGTGAGGTGAAAAGTTGATGGCTAACGATTTAACAATTAAGAACCTTAACGTGTGGTACGGTCCTGTTTATGCTGTTAAAGGCATCGATATTAGAATTGCTGAAGGCAGTATAACAGCAATTTTTGGAGCAAATGGCGCAGGAAAAAGCTCGACTCTTAAAGCT
Protein-coding regions in this window:
- a CDS encoding ABC transporter ATP-binding protein, which codes for MLRLENITVRFSGLVAVDNLSMIVKDRTIHSLIGPNGAGKTTVFNAISGLVKHDGRIFLDEYELTKLPVHKRVYYGIGRSFQNIIIFKYLTVLQNLMLGIHPHLDYTFFDSVFETSKFSTYERKARLKAIEVADILGIKSILGVYAGTLPYGYQKLIDVGRALMSEPKIILLDEPAAGLTEKESDIFKEKILKIKEAGLTTFLIEHDMRMVFDISDKITVINFGKKIAEGMPNEIVKSPEVISAYLGTEITQP